The following are from one region of the Algiphilus sp. genome:
- a CDS encoding AraC family transcriptional regulator produces MASAPPGTLPLSGSFWSDIRLAYGLLPVVTLLERRGIEVAPLLAAAGIDRFGLMDPSYTIAIDRELDLMHGVIRALGDPEASLDLAREYRVTGFSVLGLAMLACDTPLQILRLMLRYPRLAWGVVDCEIRQRRGDIEIDLRAPPRVGAAEPFLAERDLACAFVIIEEVQTAPLRVRHVQFRHDCRGDPDTYDAFFGCAVSFGAECNRVVIPAEVLNQPMPHANTALRTFYEAQCARMSRDLEQPFRFADAVRSRLERSAVVPDLGALAAAFYMTPRTLQRRLAAEGVSFTDLLRRVREQRAEQLLTETTRGMDSIAAELGFGDAVAFSHAYKRWAGEAPQQRRRRAGAVPVD; encoded by the coding sequence ATGGCATCGGCACCACCCGGGACACTCCCGCTGAGCGGGTCCTTCTGGTCCGACATCCGCCTCGCGTACGGACTGCTGCCGGTGGTCACCCTGCTCGAAAGGCGCGGCATCGAGGTGGCGCCGCTGCTGGCGGCGGCCGGCATAGACCGCTTCGGCCTGATGGATCCGTCCTACACCATTGCCATCGATCGCGAGCTCGACCTGATGCACGGCGTCATCCGGGCACTGGGCGATCCGGAAGCGAGCCTCGATCTCGCGCGCGAGTACCGCGTCACCGGGTTCTCGGTTCTGGGTCTGGCCATGCTCGCCTGCGACACCCCGCTGCAGATCCTGCGTCTCATGCTGCGCTATCCGCGCCTGGCCTGGGGCGTCGTCGACTGCGAGATCCGCCAGCGACGCGGCGACATCGAGATCGACCTGCGTGCGCCGCCGCGGGTGGGCGCGGCGGAGCCCTTCCTCGCCGAGCGCGACCTCGCCTGCGCCTTCGTCATCATCGAGGAAGTGCAGACCGCCCCGCTGCGCGTGCGCCACGTGCAGTTCCGGCACGACTGCCGCGGGGACCCCGACACCTACGATGCCTTCTTCGGCTGCGCCGTGAGCTTCGGCGCCGAGTGCAACCGCGTGGTGATCCCGGCCGAAGTGCTGAACCAGCCGATGCCGCATGCCAACACTGCGCTGCGCACCTTCTACGAGGCCCAGTGCGCGCGCATGTCGCGCGATCTCGAACAGCCCTTCCGCTTCGCTGACGCGGTGCGCTCCCGTCTGGAGCGCAGCGCCGTCGTGCCGGATCTGGGCGCGCTCGCCGCCGCCTTCTACATGACGCCCCGCACCTTGCAGCGGCGGCTGGCGGCGGAGGGCGTGTCCTTCACCGACCTGCTCAGGCGGGTCCGCGAGCAGCGCGCCGAACAGCTGCTCACCGAGACCACGCGCGGCATGGACAGCATCGCCGCCGAGCTCGGGTTCGGCGATGCGGTGGCGTTCTCGCACGCCTACAAGCGCTGGGCGGGCGAGGCCCCGCAGCAACGGCGACGGCGCGCGGGCGCGGTACCGGTGGATTAG